One genomic segment of Bifidobacterium breve DSM 20213 = JCM 1192 includes these proteins:
- a CDS encoding DUF2194 domain-containing protein has translation MTRGFLSDVLAKWKRFRWQGLVKVWAVFMAIALVLLVESLGVHYGATRFDITYLDRAKAIPAANAIAGQKATNLLVVDSSQEGVSDAEAMLDQILLDMKVPTTTVDVADENAEFPALNHYSTIVVAMPNLDRLGEHVLQIMQWVKKGGGVMFAMTPEKTGYLDVIGPQIGIESSTYEYVATEGITPSEDFMLGGGQTYTFSDPFKSSLSVALNDRAQVEAVSSNGRTPLVWRNAVESGTAVMCNIGIYGKVFRGFYASAFSLLGSATAYPVINSAAFYLDDFPSPVPSGNGKYIKRDYNMSISEFYSQVWWPDLVRLAERYGIRFTGVMIENYGDDTKDDPVRQTDNTQFEYYGGLLLRQNGEIGYHGYNHQPLVLPNTHYGKEYAYVQWPNRKAIVASLQELIAFQKDVLPAATSSVYVPPSNILSQEARKIIGEDVPQIRAIASTYMPSDSSLPYIQEFGVAADGVVEAPRIVSGGMVGDTYMRLAAVSELNMHYVSTHFMHPDDLLDEDRGAKEGWETYRKGLEDYLDWLEQSAPSIRMQTGTECAAAVQRFSGLTVSMETTDTSWDLKLGNLTDQGWLMFRASNGTPGNVRGGSLTKLTGNLYLLKATSATVHIERKTGGAA, from the coding sequence ATGACCAGAGGATTCCTGTCAGACGTGTTGGCCAAGTGGAAGCGATTCCGCTGGCAAGGTCTGGTCAAAGTCTGGGCCGTGTTCATGGCCATCGCTTTGGTGTTGCTGGTGGAGAGCCTGGGCGTGCATTACGGTGCCACGCGGTTCGACATCACGTATTTGGATCGGGCCAAAGCCATTCCTGCTGCCAATGCCATCGCTGGACAAAAAGCCACGAATCTGTTGGTGGTTGACAGTTCGCAAGAGGGTGTCAGCGATGCCGAAGCCATGCTCGACCAGATTCTGCTTGATATGAAAGTCCCTACCACTACGGTTGACGTGGCTGACGAAAACGCTGAATTTCCAGCGTTGAATCACTACAGCACCATAGTGGTGGCCATGCCTAATCTCGACCGTCTGGGCGAGCATGTGCTGCAGATCATGCAATGGGTCAAAAAGGGCGGCGGCGTCATGTTCGCCATGACCCCGGAGAAAACCGGCTATTTGGATGTGATCGGCCCGCAGATCGGCATTGAATCGTCCACATACGAATATGTGGCGACTGAGGGCATTACACCGTCCGAGGATTTTATGTTGGGGGGGGGGCAGACATACACGTTCAGTGACCCGTTCAAATCGTCGCTGAGCGTCGCGTTGAATGATCGTGCACAGGTGGAGGCGGTCAGCAGCAATGGCAGAACGCCATTGGTGTGGAGGAACGCGGTGGAGTCAGGAACGGCTGTGATGTGCAATATCGGCATTTACGGCAAGGTGTTTCGAGGATTTTACGCTTCGGCGTTCAGTCTGCTCGGTTCTGCCACGGCCTATCCGGTGATCAACAGTGCGGCTTTCTACTTGGACGATTTTCCGTCTCCGGTACCGTCTGGCAATGGCAAATACATCAAACGTGACTACAACATGAGCATTTCCGAATTCTATTCTCAAGTATGGTGGCCAGATTTGGTGCGTCTTGCTGAACGGTACGGTATTCGTTTCACCGGTGTGATGATTGAGAATTACGGCGATGACACCAAGGATGATCCGGTACGACAGACGGACAACACACAATTCGAGTATTACGGAGGATTGCTGCTTCGGCAAAACGGCGAAATCGGATATCACGGGTACAACCATCAGCCGTTGGTGTTGCCGAATACACATTACGGCAAGGAATACGCGTACGTGCAATGGCCGAATCGCAAAGCCATTGTGGCATCATTGCAGGAACTGATCGCATTCCAGAAAGACGTATTGCCGGCCGCAACATCGTCGGTATACGTGCCGCCGTCGAATATCCTCTCCCAAGAGGCGCGAAAGATCATAGGCGAGGATGTGCCGCAGATTCGCGCCATCGCCAGTACGTATATGCCTTCCGACAGTTCCTTGCCGTACATACAGGAGTTCGGTGTTGCGGCCGATGGCGTGGTGGAGGCTCCACGTATCGTGTCCGGCGGCATGGTGGGCGACACGTACATGCGTCTTGCCGCGGTTTCCGAATTGAACATGCACTATGTGAGCACGCACTTCATGCATCCCGATGATCTGCTTGATGAAGATCGTGGTGCGAAAGAAGGCTGGGAAACCTATCGCAAGGGATTGGAAGATTATTTGGATTGGTTGGAACAGTCGGCTCCGTCCATTCGTATGCAGACTGGAACGGAATGCGCTGCGGCGGTGCAACGATTCTCAGGATTGACGGTTTCGATGGAAACAACCGATACCAGTTGGGATCTGAAACTTGGCAACCTCACCGATCAAGGGTGGCTGATGTTCCGTGCCAGTAATGGTACGCCCGGCAATGTGCGCGGCGGAAGCCTCACCAAGCTGACCGGCAACTTGTATCTGCTCAAAGCCACGAGCGCCACGGTTCATATCGAACGCAAGACTGGGGGAGCGGCATGA
- the pelF gene encoding GT4 family glycosyltransferase PelF has translation MRICLVLEGCYPYVHGGVSTWMHSYIEAMKEHEFVLWVIGAKAEDRGKFVYDLPSNVVEVHEVFLDDALRLSGERAQVSFAEEELRSLRELVNLGSPDWDVLFNLFHTKGVHPLSFLQSREFIDLFTQICMEEYPYVAYADAFHTVRSMLLPVLYLMGSEVPEAQIYHAISTGYGGLLACLGGSINHAPVLLTEHGIYTREREEEIISAEWVLPAFRPRWIRFFYMLSEQIYQRAWRITSLFGRARLIQIGMGAPADACQVIPNGIQYERFCDIPLKPDDGWVDIGAVVRMAPIKDVKTLIHAFHELSSRVDNVRLHILGGVDDQEYADECYELVEQLDVRNLEFTGRVNVVEYMRKLDFTVLTSISEGQPLSVLESFAAARPCVTTDVGCCRELLEGEDGDDFGTAGFYVPPMYREGLSGAMERMCSSRTLRETMGQIGRNRVNAYYRHERMLDDYRRLYADTADQFGLER, from the coding sequence ATGAGAATCTGCCTGGTTTTGGAAGGATGCTACCCGTACGTGCATGGTGGCGTATCCACATGGATGCACAGCTATATCGAAGCGATGAAAGAGCACGAGTTCGTATTGTGGGTGATCGGTGCCAAAGCCGAAGACCGCGGCAAATTCGTATATGACTTGCCCAGCAATGTGGTGGAAGTGCATGAGGTGTTCCTCGACGACGCCTTGCGTCTGAGCGGTGAACGCGCGCAAGTGTCGTTCGCCGAAGAGGAATTGCGGTCATTGCGCGAACTGGTGAATCTTGGCAGCCCGGACTGGGATGTGCTGTTCAACCTGTTCCACACCAAAGGCGTGCATCCGCTGTCGTTCCTGCAAAGCCGTGAATTCATTGACCTGTTCACGCAAATCTGCATGGAGGAATACCCGTATGTGGCCTATGCCGACGCTTTCCATACTGTGCGCTCCATGCTGCTGCCGGTGTTATACCTGATGGGCAGCGAAGTACCGGAAGCGCAAATCTATCATGCGATTTCCACCGGATATGGCGGATTGTTGGCTTGTTTGGGTGGTTCCATCAACCATGCGCCGGTATTGCTTACGGAACATGGCATTTATACGCGCGAACGTGAAGAGGAGATTATTTCCGCCGAATGGGTGCTACCGGCTTTCCGTCCGCGATGGATTCGTTTCTTCTACATGCTTTCGGAACAGATCTACCAGCGTGCATGGCGTATCACTAGTTTGTTCGGTCGTGCCCGTCTTATCCAAATCGGTATGGGGGCTCCCGCCGACGCCTGCCAGGTTATTCCCAACGGCATTCAATACGAACGTTTTTGCGATATTCCACTGAAACCCGACGATGGTTGGGTCGATATCGGTGCGGTGGTGCGCATGGCGCCGATCAAAGACGTGAAAACCCTGATTCATGCGTTTCATGAGCTTTCATCTCGCGTTGACAATGTGCGTTTGCATATTCTCGGCGGTGTTGACGATCAGGAGTATGCCGACGAATGCTATGAGCTTGTGGAACAGTTGGACGTGCGCAATCTTGAATTCACGGGCCGTGTGAATGTGGTGGAATACATGCGCAAGCTTGATTTCACCGTGTTGACCAGCATTTCCGAAGGCCAACCATTGTCGGTGTTGGAATCGTTCGCAGCCGCACGCCCGTGCGTGACCACTGATGTCGGCTGCTGCCGTGAGCTTTTGGAAGGCGAGGATGGCGATGATTTCGGCACTGCCGGTTTTTATGTGCCTCCCATGTACCGCGAAGGCTTAAGCGGGGCGATGGAACGCATGTGTTCCAGCCGTACGTTGCGTGAAACCATGGGGCAGATCGGCCGCAATCGTGTGAACGCCTATTACCGTCATGAGCGCATGCTTGACGATTATCGCAGGCTGTATGCCGATACCGCGGATCAGTTCGGATTGGAACGCTGA
- the pelG gene encoding exopolysaccharide Pel transporter PelG: MAGIGFELKKLFHRRGLMAMLRAYGYAGVICAGPMLLGVLLQFGVLIVSGWWQVDRPDRDLLVCMITYTLLASLVLTSFLSMPVTRFLADMLFDHDEKMILPSFWGSTGIMLVVGAVLYTVFLLFSGATLMQGALCLWLFLEMVVNWNAMSYLTAIKDYKSILYSFVAAVLVAFVTSCVLLVLACSPVESLLFAVVLGYGVMLVWDVLLLHRYFPQSRENPWLFLQWVDQFLPLALTGLFTTIGLFAHLVITWCGPLGIKVKGLFYGAPYYDVPAMLAFLTILITTVNFVVSVEVNFYPTYRSYYSLLNDGGTVKDITVAENEMLAVLNRELHYTALKQLLVTAAVISLEKTALNALPLGFNDAMHGYFRVLCVGYALYAVGNTVMLILLYFTDYSGALTASALFAGSTVIFTVIGQFFTTTLFGFGFLMGASLFAIHATFRLASYTDNLPYRVLGQQPIVAQTKRGRFPELGILLEHGEQRIDQSLHRTEYKRHVRRECGTNITEANNTIGEES; the protein is encoded by the coding sequence ATGGCCGGTATTGGATTTGAACTGAAGAAACTGTTCCATCGTAGGGGCTTGATGGCGATGCTGCGAGCCTACGGCTATGCCGGCGTGATTTGCGCAGGCCCGATGCTGCTGGGCGTGCTTCTGCAGTTTGGCGTGCTGATCGTGAGCGGTTGGTGGCAGGTGGACCGCCCCGACCGCGATCTGCTTGTATGCATGATCACATACACATTGCTTGCCTCGTTGGTGTTGACAAGTTTTCTGTCGATGCCGGTCACACGTTTTTTGGCGGATATGCTGTTTGATCACGATGAGAAGATGATTCTGCCGTCGTTTTGGGGGTCTACCGGCATCATGTTGGTAGTGGGCGCGGTGTTGTACACGGTGTTTCTGCTGTTTTCTGGAGCCACGCTGATGCAGGGCGCGTTGTGTTTATGGCTGTTTCTTGAAATGGTCGTCAACTGGAATGCGATGAGTTATTTGACGGCCATTAAAGATTACAAAAGCATTCTGTATTCTTTTGTTGCGGCGGTGCTGGTGGCGTTCGTCACGTCATGCGTGTTGCTTGTGTTGGCATGCTCTCCTGTGGAGTCGCTGTTGTTCGCAGTGGTGCTTGGCTATGGTGTGATGCTGGTATGGGATGTGCTGCTGTTGCATCGGTATTTTCCGCAAAGTCGTGAGAATCCGTGGCTGTTTCTGCAGTGGGTTGACCAGTTTCTGCCGTTGGCGTTGACCGGATTGTTTACCACCATTGGCTTGTTCGCCCATTTGGTGATCACCTGGTGTGGGCCGCTTGGCATCAAAGTGAAGGGTCTGTTTTATGGTGCGCCATATTACGATGTGCCCGCCATGCTTGCGTTTTTAACGATTCTGATCACCACGGTGAATTTTGTGGTGTCGGTGGAAGTGAATTTCTATCCGACATATCGTTCGTATTACAGTCTGCTCAACGATGGTGGCACGGTTAAAGACATTACCGTTGCCGAAAATGAAATGCTGGCTGTGCTCAATCGAGAATTGCATTACACGGCGTTAAAGCAATTGTTGGTGACCGCTGCCGTGATTTCGTTGGAAAAAACAGCGCTGAACGCGCTTCCTTTGGGTTTCAACGATGCAATGCATGGATATTTTCGTGTGCTATGCGTCGGATATGCGCTGTATGCGGTCGGCAATACCGTGATGCTGATCCTGCTGTACTTCACCGATTATTCCGGTGCGTTGACTGCATCGGCATTATTTGCAGGGTCGACGGTTATTTTCACGGTGATAGGACAGTTCTTCACTACCACACTGTTCGGCTTCGGTTTTCTGATGGGAGCGTCGCTGTTTGCTATTCATGCGACATTCCGGCTCGCCTCATACACCGACAATCTGCCATACCGAGTGCTGGGGCAGCAGCCGATTGTGGCACAGACGAAACGTGGACGTTTCCCCGAACTGGGCATACTGCTTGAACATGGCGAACAACGAATCGATCAATCACTGCATCGCACGGAATATAAGAGGCACGTGCGGCGCGAGTGCGGGACGAACATTACAGAAGCGAACAATACAATCGGGGAGGAATCGTAA
- a CDS encoding CotH kinase family protein: MTWWNRRNTKAITTLVKQIAALIAMLMVLSCAGCATSSPSDNEQSQSSDSTQTHEQVKKSAEQSIDGAHLRDNESLYKVYDDSGVETMYLTVSRGNSSEGTDHSWSEINQYSVDDYAAMGVGRYKVNGLLQVGDEQGPVSGELGFGESAPNATVQVRGQSSSKNEQKNYKIELKSGKGKWRGQRTIALNKHMGEGLRFRNKMAFDLIKGIDQMMGLRTQFVHLYVKDETSGSDSFDDYGLYTQVEQLNKTALQAHGLDKNGQLYKVNYFEFHRDEDVIKLADDPDYDQTKFEEKLEIKGDNDHTKLIAMLNALNDYSVPMSDILGKYFDTENLAYWMAFQLLTGNTDTQSRNMYLYSPTNSDTFYVLDWDNDGMLMRKEYEIKQRSDGKSWENGISNYWGNMLFSRCLQTKSFRTALDKAIQDEYKYMNANRINSMVKHYRSITEQYVWKMPDSMYEGVTKSQYDVIANQLHSEIEQNYQTYQTGFNKPMPFYIGTPTPTNGKLKLSWDVSYDFNDEDLRYTVTVSKDYEGKDVVFTQSDLVLPEAVMDMPGEGQYFIKVSVRNASGETQDAFDYYVTDGNKIYGTKCFYVKAGGSIVEDANVQ; this comes from the coding sequence ATGACATGGTGGAATCGACGCAACACAAAAGCCATTACCACGCTTGTCAAGCAAATAGCGGCATTGATAGCAATGCTGATGGTGCTTTCCTGCGCCGGATGTGCGACTTCATCACCCAGCGATAATGAACAATCGCAATCATCGGATTCAACGCAGACGCATGAGCAAGTCAAGAAAAGCGCTGAACAAAGCATCGACGGCGCACACTTGCGCGACAACGAATCGTTATACAAGGTGTATGACGACAGCGGCGTGGAAACCATGTATCTGACGGTATCGCGCGGTAATTCGTCGGAAGGAACCGACCATAGCTGGAGTGAAATCAACCAGTATTCCGTTGATGACTATGCGGCAATGGGCGTTGGACGCTACAAGGTCAATGGTTTGCTGCAGGTCGGCGACGAACAGGGGCCGGTTTCCGGGGAGCTTGGTTTTGGCGAAAGCGCGCCGAACGCCACCGTGCAGGTACGTGGTCAGTCATCGAGTAAAAACGAGCAGAAGAATTACAAGATCGAGTTGAAAAGCGGAAAAGGCAAGTGGCGTGGCCAGCGTACCATCGCATTGAACAAGCATATGGGTGAAGGTCTGCGTTTCCGTAACAAAATGGCCTTTGATCTCATCAAAGGCATCGACCAGATGATGGGGCTGCGCACGCAATTCGTGCACTTGTATGTGAAAGACGAGACCAGCGGATCAGATTCCTTTGACGATTACGGTCTGTATACGCAGGTCGAACAGCTCAACAAAACCGCATTGCAAGCGCACGGACTTGATAAGAACGGCCAGCTGTATAAAGTCAATTATTTCGAATTCCATCGAGACGAAGACGTGATCAAACTCGCCGACGATCCCGACTATGATCAGACGAAATTCGAAGAAAAACTGGAAATCAAAGGCGACAACGACCATACCAAACTGATTGCCATGTTGAACGCGCTCAACGATTATTCAGTGCCGATGAGCGACATTCTCGGCAAATACTTCGATACCGAAAATCTCGCATACTGGATGGCATTCCAGCTGTTGACCGGCAATACCGATACGCAAAGCCGCAATATGTACCTGTATAGTCCCACGAATTCCGACACCTTCTACGTGCTCGACTGGGACAACGACGGCATGCTCATGCGCAAGGAATATGAGATCAAACAACGTTCCGACGGCAAAAGCTGGGAGAACGGCATCAGCAACTACTGGGGCAACATGCTGTTTAGCCGCTGCTTGCAGACCAAGTCGTTCCGAACTGCGCTCGACAAGGCAATACAAGACGAATACAAGTACATGAATGCCAATCGCATCAACTCCATGGTGAAGCATTACCGCAGCATTACGGAACAATATGTGTGGAAAATGCCTGATTCCATGTATGAAGGCGTTACCAAAAGCCAATATGATGTGATCGCGAACCAGCTGCACAGCGAAATCGAACAGAACTACCAGACATACCAAACCGGGTTCAACAAGCCCATGCCGTTCTACATCGGCACACCTACCCCTACCAATGGCAAGCTCAAACTCAGCTGGGATGTCTCCTACGATTTCAACGATGAGGATTTGCGTTATACCGTCACCGTGTCCAAGGATTACGAAGGTAAGGATGTAGTGTTCACACAGAGCGACCTCGTATTGCCGGAAGCTGTGATGGACATGCCCGGTGAAGGCCAGTACTTCATCAAAGTGAGCGTGCGCAACGCATCAGGCGAGACCCAGGACGCGTTTGACTACTACGTCACCGACGGCAACAAGATCTATGGCACCAAGTGCTTCTATGTGAAAGCCGGCGGCAGCATTGTGGAGGATGCCAATGTTCAATGA
- a CDS encoding polyphosphate polymerase domain-containing protein: protein MFNDGGNRGTSLLQRVKRRVSEELSVPPSTAKERFRHELKYLISYAQKADLNVRMAPLLGLDKHASNGGYMIRSLYFDDYWNTAYREKVDGVLLRKKYRIRIYDYSDRVIKLERKRKSDSWIYKEDAPLTHEQFDRILAGDYEFLRDSEHQLCREFYVECMCNVLRPRVIVDYEREPWILDAGTVRVTFDMNVRAAVGGFDVFDATLPVLPVLEPGKLVMEVKFTEFLPQVVRDLLPGKAQELTSASKYVLCYDKASYLRGFGYWQEGWSVPSL, encoded by the coding sequence ATGTTCAATGATGGTGGCAATCGAGGAACGTCGCTGCTGCAGCGCGTCAAACGTCGGGTCAGCGAAGAATTATCCGTTCCGCCGAGCACCGCCAAGGAACGGTTCCGTCATGAGCTCAAATATCTGATCTCATACGCGCAAAAAGCTGATTTGAACGTGCGTATGGCGCCGCTGCTTGGTCTCGACAAACATGCGAGCAACGGCGGCTATATGATTCGCAGCCTGTATTTCGACGATTATTGGAACACCGCATATCGGGAAAAAGTCGATGGTGTGCTGCTGCGCAAGAAATACCGTATTCGCATCTACGATTACAGCGACCGCGTGATCAAACTGGAACGCAAACGCAAAAGCGACAGTTGGATTTACAAGGAGGATGCGCCGCTCACCCATGAGCAGTTCGACCGCATTCTTGCCGGCGATTACGAGTTTTTGCGCGACAGCGAACATCAATTGTGCCGCGAGTTTTATGTGGAATGCATGTGCAATGTGTTGCGTCCGCGTGTGATCGTCGATTATGAGCGCGAACCGTGGATTCTTGACGCTGGCACCGTGCGTGTCACTTTCGATATGAACGTGCGTGCGGCGGTTGGAGGATTCGATGTTTTCGACGCCACGCTGCCGGTACTGCCTGTGCTTGAGCCGGGAAAACTGGTGATGGAAGTCAAATTCACTGAATTTCTACCGCAAGTGGTGCGCGATCTGTTGCCAGGCAAGGCGCAGGAGTTGACATCGGCCTCGAAATACGTGCTCTGTTATGACAAAGCCTCGTATTTGCGGGGATTCGGCTACTGGCAGGAAGGCTGGAGCGTGCCGAGCCTGTAA
- a CDS encoding DUF4956 domain-containing protein produces the protein MSVNDMIKKSVLKSFSQYNVPKMALALLVALIVGIVIYYVYRRFYTGVVYSRSFAVTLVGMSVLTCMVTLSISTNIVISLGMVGALSIVRYRTAVKDPMDLLYLFWSITSGIAAGAGMYVLVIVAGLVMIGMLALFYSHQDKGRVYIAVIHYMGDMVGDEITRAFGRTKFFVKSKTMRGERTEMAVEVFCDDKDMAFAERIRAIDSVEDVTLIQYNGEYHG, from the coding sequence ATGAGCGTTAATGATATGATCAAAAAGTCGGTGCTGAAATCCTTCAGTCAATACAATGTGCCCAAAATGGCGTTGGCATTGCTGGTGGCGTTGATTGTTGGCATCGTCATCTACTACGTGTACCGCCGTTTCTACACGGGCGTGGTGTATTCGCGCAGTTTCGCGGTCACATTGGTGGGCATGTCCGTGCTCACCTGCATGGTCACGTTGTCCATCAGTACTAATATCGTGATTTCCCTTGGTATGGTCGGTGCGTTGTCGATTGTGCGTTACCGTACCGCGGTCAAGGATCCGATGGATCTGCTGTATTTGTTCTGGTCGATTACTTCAGGTATCGCGGCGGGTGCGGGCATGTATGTGCTGGTGATTGTTGCCGGATTGGTGATGATCGGTATGTTGGCGCTGTTCTACTCGCATCAAGACAAGGGTCGCGTATACATTGCAGTGATCCACTATATGGGCGATATGGTTGGCGATGAGATCACGCGTGCGTTCGGGCGTACCAAATTCTTCGTCAAATCCAAAACCATGCGTGGCGAACGCACGGAAATGGCCGTTGAAGTGTTCTGCGACGACAAGGATATGGCGTTCGCCGAGCGTATCCGTGCGATTGACAGCGTCGAGGACGTCACTCTGATACAGTACAACGGCGAATACCACGGATAG
- a CDS encoding GGDEF domain-containing protein, with translation MPEMGGMPSNDELVPFFTFEDIDHALENGEFCCYLQPKCNAETGTIVGAEALVRWNHPKYGVIPPGWFVPVLERAGRICHVDVFVWRFVAEMLGRWEHEGRNLVPVSVNVSMMDINQMDVADVIGGLLNEYNIDARLLQVEITESAVAKNLPVVKDTIRKLHARGIVVLMDDFGSAYSSLNMLKDINVDVIKLDTKFIELSDENAGKGMKIIQSMIVMAKKLHLMIIAEGAQTKEQVDWLKAIGCGYIQGYYFYPPLPVKRMETLLAERADGRHYWDMSCDYLHRDHVTVNGRVLLGASALAADAFEILADGLAEISRLNVATGEYRAIKRDGVIPDPEVDEFGAYMRAVATNRVVHPDDAGRFFDDLNLPSLRERLYRQETMLGIYRSEVLAKTGVVTFAVIPTHACSPSNPWAVVLVGQNLPIGLLACGDADNYRRDSLTGLLNRNAYDDDLEYIQATHDQPLTVVYVDMIGLHEINNHLGHAKGDSALCELADAMRACFDDDRIYRVGGDEFVIVSCNHTVSQSMRRMARMRRDFLEGDWDISVGMAESDDGGDLPDLINQAEIRMREDKKQYYVNGGGKRQLRMLNNRLENILVRNDDMKMLLEYLNVRYPVSFIVNLNTDTQRSIMVPDFFQRMLDGHDGSFREALREFCRVRIAPEYQEGLLRLLDYDVVRSRLKSEGAVQCGYVKNDGERFMLTILADNRSTDKTMWVFERKDLPYGRAGCSMDDGTPPPTDS, from the coding sequence ATGCCGGAAATGGGCGGAATGCCGTCTAATGACGAGCTGGTGCCTTTCTTTACATTCGAAGACATCGATCATGCGCTCGAAAACGGCGAATTCTGCTGTTATCTGCAGCCTAAATGCAATGCGGAGACGGGAACCATTGTAGGAGCCGAGGCGTTGGTGCGCTGGAATCACCCCAAATATGGCGTGATTCCCCCAGGATGGTTCGTCCCGGTATTGGAAAGAGCCGGGCGTATCTGCCATGTGGATGTGTTCGTATGGCGCTTCGTGGCTGAGATGCTGGGCAGATGGGAGCATGAAGGACGCAATCTGGTACCGGTTTCCGTGAACGTGTCCATGATGGATATCAACCAGATGGATGTGGCCGACGTGATCGGCGGGCTGCTGAACGAATATAACATCGACGCGCGTCTGTTGCAGGTGGAAATCACCGAAAGCGCCGTGGCGAAAAACCTGCCCGTGGTGAAGGATACCATCCGCAAACTGCATGCGAGAGGCATCGTGGTACTGATGGATGATTTCGGTTCGGCATATTCCTCGCTGAACATGCTCAAAGACATTAATGTCGATGTGATCAAACTGGACACGAAGTTCATCGAACTGAGCGATGAGAATGCCGGTAAAGGCATGAAAATCATCCAATCCATGATTGTGATGGCTAAGAAGCTGCATCTGATGATCATCGCCGAGGGCGCCCAGACCAAGGAACAGGTCGATTGGCTGAAAGCAATTGGATGCGGATACATCCAAGGATATTATTTCTACCCTCCACTGCCGGTGAAACGGATGGAAACGCTGTTGGCCGAGCGTGCCGACGGTCGGCACTATTGGGATATGTCGTGCGATTACCTGCATCGCGATCATGTGACCGTTAACGGCCGGGTGCTGTTGGGAGCCTCCGCGTTGGCGGCCGACGCCTTTGAAATCCTGGCTGATGGTCTGGCGGAAATATCCCGGTTGAATGTGGCGACAGGCGAATACCGTGCCATCAAACGAGATGGGGTGATTCCCGATCCGGAAGTCGACGAATTCGGCGCCTACATGCGTGCGGTGGCCACCAACCGGGTGGTGCATCCTGACGATGCCGGACGATTCTTCGACGATCTGAATCTGCCTTCACTCCGGGAACGGCTATACAGGCAGGAAACCATGCTGGGGATATACCGTAGCGAGGTATTGGCCAAAACCGGCGTAGTCACATTCGCGGTGATTCCCACTCACGCATGCTCCCCATCCAACCCTTGGGCTGTGGTGCTGGTCGGACAGAATCTGCCCATCGGACTATTGGCATGCGGCGATGCCGATAATTACCGCAGGGACTCGCTGACGGGGCTGCTCAACCGCAATGCCTACGATGACGACTTGGAGTACATCCAGGCCACGCATGACCAGCCGCTGACGGTGGTGTACGTCGACATGATCGGACTGCATGAAATCAACAACCATTTGGGGCATGCCAAGGGCGATTCGGCGTTGTGCGAACTTGCGGATGCGATGCGTGCCTGCTTCGATGACGACAGGATCTACCGCGTCGGAGGCGATGAGTTCGTGATTGTCAGCTGCAACCATACGGTGAGCCAAAGTATGCGTCGGATGGCGCGTATGCGTCGGGATTTTCTGGAAGGTGATTGGGATATATCCGTAGGCATGGCCGAATCCGATGATGGAGGGGATCTTCCAGACCTCATCAATCAGGCGGAAATCCGTATGCGCGAGGACAAGAAACAGTATTACGTCAATGGTGGAGGCAAACGCCAGCTCCGCATGCTCAACAACCGGCTTGAGAATATTTTGGTGCGCAATGATGATATGAAAATGCTGCTTGAATATCTGAATGTACGTTATCCGGTGTCATTTATAGTCAATCTGAATACCGATACGCAGCGTTCGATCATGGTGCCCGATTTCTTTCAGCGTATGCTTGATGGTCATGACGGTTCCTTCCGCGAAGCATTACGTGAGTTTTGCCGTGTGAGGATTGCTCCCGAATATCAAGAAGGACTCCTGCGACTGCTTGACTACGATGTCGTCCGTAGCCGGCTCAAGTCGGAAGGCGCAGTGCAATGCGGTTACGTGAAGAACGACGGTGAGCGGTTCATGTTGACGATTCTTGCCGACAACAGATCCACGGACAAGACCATGTGGGTGTTCGAACGTAAGGACCTGCCGTACGGAAGGGCAGGTTGTTCGATGGATGATGGCACCCCCCCCCCTACCGATTCTTAG